One region of Chryseobacterium muglaense genomic DNA includes:
- a CDS encoding chemotaxis protein CheB yields the protein MNTESANTELVLIGGSAGSLQVILEMIKNLNEKLNFPIILVLHRKAQSTNILQTLLQQFISTEVVEIDDKTDIQKNKIYIVPADYHLLFENKKTMSLDSSEKMNYSRPSIDVTFKSAAEIYGKTLVGILLSGANADGVEGLSYIKKNNGRVWIQNPETAEVNYMPKQAVEAVKYDLLIKPNNLADYINQL from the coding sequence ATGAATACTGAAAGCGCGAATACAGAATTGGTTTTGATCGGTGGATCTGCAGGAAGTCTGCAGGTGATTTTAGAAATGATTAAAAATTTAAATGAAAAATTAAATTTCCCGATTATATTGGTATTGCACAGAAAAGCGCAGTCAACCAATATTTTGCAGACCTTACTTCAACAGTTTATTTCAACTGAAGTAGTGGAAATTGATGATAAAACGGATATTCAAAAAAATAAAATTTATATTGTCCCGGCAGATTATCATCTGTTATTTGAAAACAAAAAAACGATGTCTCTGGACAGTTCTGAGAAGATGAATTACTCTCGGCCGTCAATAGATGTTACTTTTAAATCTGCAGCAGAAATTTATGGTAAAACTTTGGTAGGGATTTTGCTATCTGGAGCCAATGCAGACGGAGTAGAAGGGTTGTCTTATATTAAAAAAAATAATGGCAGAGTCTGGATTCAGAATCCGGAAACTGCAGAAGTAAATTATATGCCTAAACAGGCTGTGGAAGCTGTAAAGTATGATTTACTCATCAAACCAAATAACTTAGCAGATTATATTAATCAGTTATAA
- a CDS encoding response regulator, protein MSKKKILIFDDDKTILEVITIIFEENGYQVEISETSHDIIEKVSQFKPDVILMDNWIPRIGGVEATKLLKSNEEFKSIPVIYVTANNDIVALAKEAQADDYVAKPFNLEDLEEKVAMFMQEKA, encoded by the coding sequence ATGAGTAAGAAGAAAATTTTGATTTTTGATGATGATAAAACAATTCTTGAAGTGATTACAATCATTTTTGAAGAAAATGGTTATCAGGTCGAAATTTCAGAAACATCTCATGATATTATCGAAAAGGTTTCTCAGTTTAAACCCGATGTAATTCTCATGGATAACTGGATTCCCAGAATTGGAGGAGTAGAGGCTACTAAGCTTTTAAAAAGTAACGAAGAGTTTAAATCGATTCCGGTAATTTATGTAACAGCAAACAACGACATTGTAGCTTTGGCGAAAGAAGCTCAGGCAGATGATTATGTGGCAAAACCTTTCAATCTTGAAGATTTGGAAGAGAAAGTTGCGATGTTTATGCAGGAAAAAGCTTGA
- a CDS encoding DUF4249 domain-containing protein has protein sequence MKNIFLIILSLFLVTSCEKEIDLDLEDQSGSIVIEGNVTDQAGPYYVKITKSVAFTQANQYPAIENAQVILSDNTGQTETLLYVGNGRYRTSSFVGQSGRTYTLKIQTEGKEYTSTSTMPEAVSFDDLEQDSFMVGGETSYTLLPVFTDPPALGNRYLFSYTVNNKPKQYFSEFSDNVNNGMPNQRPLILPNDDGEDPDDVKVVVGDTIHVEMQCIDDKVYTFYSALLQLSGGGPGGGVTPANPPSNISNGALGYFSAHTVSKKSIVIQ, from the coding sequence ATGAAAAATATATTTTTAATCATATTATCTCTCTTTTTGGTAACCTCTTGTGAAAAAGAAATTGATCTCGACCTGGAAGATCAAAGCGGAAGTATCGTCATAGAGGGAAATGTAACCGATCAGGCAGGGCCTTATTACGTGAAAATCACAAAGTCGGTGGCTTTTACGCAAGCCAATCAATATCCGGCAATAGAAAATGCACAGGTTATTTTAAGTGATAATACCGGGCAAACCGAAACTTTACTATACGTAGGAAACGGAAGATACCGAACATCCTCTTTTGTAGGACAATCTGGAAGAACCTATACTTTGAAAATTCAGACTGAAGGAAAAGAATACACTTCAACAAGCACAATGCCCGAAGCTGTTTCTTTTGATGATTTAGAACAAGATTCATTTATGGTGGGTGGCGAAACAAGTTATACACTTTTGCCTGTGTTTACAGATCCTCCAGCTTTAGGAAACCGTTATTTGTTCAGCTATACCGTTAATAATAAACCCAAACAATATTTTTCAGAATTTTCTGATAATGTAAACAACGGAATGCCCAATCAAAGACCTTTAATACTTCCAAACGATGATGGTGAAGATCCTGATGATGTAAAAGTTGTTGTAGGTGATACCATTCATGTAGAAATGCAGTGTATTGATGATAAAGTGTATACTTTTTACTCGGCATTGCTTCAACTTTCAGGAGGTGGTCCTGGCGGTGGCGTTACACCAGCTAACCCACCCAGCAATATAAGCAATGGTGCTTTAGGTTATTTTTCAGCACATACAGTGAGCAAAAAAAGTATTGTTATTCAATAA
- a CDS encoding TonB-dependent receptor: MIQKTSLKAATTIAAVCFSSVIFAQQKYSVSGTVKDHKNGELLLGVIVKVAEDPTISVVANEYGFYSLSLPKGSYTLVVSNPGFKDFQQVINLEDDVKLNLQLNQDNDERTAQIDEVVISGVKKDKNLSSAQMGTETLSIKQIDKLPVLFGEKDVMKTIQLLPGIKSSGEGSSGFSVRGGATDQNLILLDEAAVYNASHLLGFFSTFNSDALKDVSIIKGNSPAQYGGRLSSVLDVKMKDGNNKDYNVNGGIGLISSRLSVEGPIQKEKSSFIVSGRRTYADVFLKATDDFKDSKLYFYDLNLKANYQINDNNRLYLSGYFGRDVLGLGDTFSTDWGNTTATLRWNSIINSKLFSNTSFIYSNYNYNVSLSSNNNTFGLDSEIEDWNLKQDFSWFAGNKHSVKFGLQSIYHTITPSSASGTSVSSFPRNPRYSWENAIYINDDFKATEKLTINYGARLAMFSVLGGDTFNTYENGVLTDSEYLEKGKFGKTYVNLEPRVTANYRINEVSSVKGGYSRNTQNLHLLSNSGSGNPTDQWIGSSYTVKPEIADQISAGYSRNFNNNNYELNAEIYYKSMQNQIDFKNGAQITFDTAADVESELLFGKGRAYGLELIAKKKNGKLTGWISYTLSKTERKINGINDNEWYDARQDKTHDLSIVATYQLNPKWSFSGLFLYSTGNAVTFPTGKYELNGQTVFQYSNRNADRMPAYHRMDLSATYEPESNKRFKGSWSFGIYNVYGRQNAYTITFEDNPNNPGTTRAMQTSLFRWVPNITYNFKF; encoded by the coding sequence TTGATACAGAAAACATCATTAAAAGCTGCAACCACAATTGCTGCAGTCTGCTTTAGTTCGGTCATTTTTGCCCAGCAAAAGTACTCGGTAAGCGGCACCGTAAAGGATCATAAAAATGGAGAATTACTTCTCGGGGTTATCGTAAAAGTTGCAGAAGATCCTACCATCTCAGTTGTAGCCAACGAATACGGATTTTATTCACTTTCACTACCGAAAGGCTCTTATACATTGGTCGTTTCCAATCCGGGTTTTAAAGATTTTCAGCAGGTTATTAACCTTGAAGACGATGTTAAACTTAATCTTCAGCTGAATCAGGACAATGACGAAAGAACGGCTCAGATTGATGAGGTAGTGATTTCCGGTGTTAAAAAAGACAAAAATCTTTCGTCAGCACAAATGGGAACCGAAACGTTGAGTATTAAACAGATTGATAAGCTTCCCGTTTTGTTTGGTGAAAAAGATGTTATGAAAACCATTCAGCTTTTGCCCGGAATTAAAAGCAGTGGTGAAGGAAGCAGCGGATTCTCTGTGAGAGGTGGAGCAACAGATCAAAACTTAATTTTGCTTGATGAAGCAGCAGTTTATAATGCTTCGCACTTGCTTGGATTCTTTAGTACATTTAATAGTGATGCGCTGAAAGATGTGAGCATTATCAAAGGAAACAGTCCGGCTCAATATGGAGGAAGGCTTTCTTCTGTTTTGGATGTAAAAATGAAAGATGGAAACAATAAAGATTACAACGTCAACGGTGGAATTGGTTTAATAAGCAGCCGTTTGAGTGTAGAAGGACCTATTCAAAAGGAAAAATCTTCATTTATTGTTTCAGGAAGACGAACGTATGCAGATGTTTTTCTGAAGGCAACAGATGATTTTAAAGACAGTAAACTGTATTTTTATGACTTAAATCTAAAAGCCAATTATCAGATTAACGATAATAACCGTTTATATTTATCGGGATATTTTGGAAGAGATGTCTTAGGTTTGGGCGATACTTTTTCGACAGATTGGGGAAATACGACCGCTACTCTACGCTGGAACAGTATTATCAATAGTAAATTATTCTCCAATACTTCATTCATTTACAGCAACTACAATTATAACGTAAGTTTAAGCAGTAACAACAATACCTTCGGATTGGATTCTGAAATTGAAGACTGGAATTTGAAGCAGGATTTCTCTTGGTTTGCAGGCAATAAACATTCAGTAAAATTTGGTTTACAGTCTATTTATCATACGATTACACCAAGCAGTGCTTCGGGAACAAGTGTAAGCAGTTTTCCGAGAAATCCGAGATATTCCTGGGAAAATGCAATCTACATTAATGACGATTTTAAAGCTACAGAAAAGCTGACGATTAATTACGGAGCAAGATTGGCAATGTTCTCTGTTTTAGGTGGTGATACTTTCAACACTTATGAAAATGGAGTTTTGACTGATTCTGAATATTTAGAAAAGGGAAAATTCGGGAAAACGTATGTGAATCTTGAACCGAGAGTTACAGCGAATTACAGAATTAATGAAGTAAGCAGTGTAAAAGGAGGTTATTCCAGAAACACTCAAAATTTACATTTATTAAGCAACAGCGGAAGCGGCAACCCGACCGATCAGTGGATTGGAAGCAGTTACACCGTAAAACCTGAAATCGCAGACCAGATTAGTGCAGGGTACAGCCGAAATTTCAACAATAATAATTATGAGTTGAATGCTGAAATTTATTACAAATCAATGCAAAACCAAATCGACTTTAAAAACGGAGCGCAAATAACTTTCGATACTGCTGCCGATGTAGAAAGTGAATTGTTATTCGGAAAAGGAAGAGCTTACGGTTTAGAATTAATCGCCAAAAAGAAAAACGGAAAACTGACGGGTTGGATTTCTTATACTTTGTCTAAAACTGAAAGAAAAATCAACGGTATCAATGATAACGAATGGTATGATGCAAGACAGGACAAAACACATGACCTTTCTATTGTTGCAACGTATCAATTGAATCCGAAATGGTCTTTTTCAGGATTATTTCTTTACAGCACAGGAAATGCAGTGACTTTCCCAACCGGAAAATATGAACTGAATGGGCAAACCGTTTTCCAGTACAGCAACAGAAATGCCGACAGAATGCCTGCTTACCACAGAATGGATTTGAGTGCAACGTATGAACCAGAATCCAACAAACGTTTTAAAGGATCTTGGTCTTTCGGAATTTACAATGTGTACGGAAGACAAAATGCTTATACCATTACGTTTGAAGACAATCCGAATAATCCGGGAACAACAAGAGCGATGCAGACTTCATTGTTCCGTTGGGTTCCAAACATTACTTATAATTTCAAATTTTAA
- a CDS encoding outer membrane beta-barrel protein — protein sequence MKKILAPVALLIGTLAFSQVEKDTIESKVKEIEEVTFVARKPTVESKVDRTVFNVANSSILAGNTTWDVLRMTPLVSIDNNDALKAEGESVTVYINDRKSVFTGKELKEYLQTMPADNLMKIEVITSPSSRYEASGSVINIVLKKRDDEGLKGSVTFNNRQNTQNSQYTNLNLNYHKKNFTQTLVGSYSDNVWVQKNSLLNTLYENNEVTKIDNDIIYKGKNPSISSTSEYEINDKNSIGAIFEFYKGIRSNSSETNAIIHENGNFDRSYIQNQTSSSTNPTFGTNIFYKYYDKEKNRILDVSLGTNYDAESDNSYYLKNTLTKTGATSVDEIGVLTDVENRNYYLKIDYTQSLGKSGGTFEVGGKMNFNNNVIPNSLYGILPNGLSKNDTFRYEDNINSLYANFSKTFFKKLETRIGIRYEYIDYKIGQDIAGTSRKDSYGSFLPNLLLKYSFSDKYDLSLTYNRNLWRPWYSEFNPFLLPRNDGLYTRGNMDLNPNPSDRIYMKFGFLKKYFLSARYTFTNQDYWTDYVVENGAKPEDKKTISQESNFTGNVHKYFLYANTNQSFLKNKLSVNFSFGWNYIDNSDFNERNDLKGDKYLSYWAGSSNLTYTNLFDKNINLSAWVEVSNQNNGNSYANKTNIFHNISATKIFPKTQMEFSLQLMNIFGRPNFDSTSFSQIGTFRNSSKSDWYGFSLTFVKRFGNQKVKENTKTDVEKNSGGGK from the coding sequence ATGAAAAAGATATTAGCACCCGTTGCTTTATTAATAGGAACTCTCGCTTTTTCACAAGTTGAAAAAGACACCATAGAATCAAAAGTAAAAGAAATAGAAGAAGTAACTTTTGTTGCAAGAAAACCAACGGTAGAATCTAAAGTTGACCGTACCGTTTTTAATGTAGCCAACAGTTCTATTCTTGCAGGGAACACCACTTGGGATGTTCTTAGAATGACGCCTTTGGTAAGTATTGATAACAATGATGCTTTAAAAGCAGAAGGTGAATCTGTTACCGTTTACATCAACGATAGAAAATCTGTTTTTACCGGCAAAGAACTCAAAGAATATTTGCAGACAATGCCTGCAGATAATCTGATGAAAATAGAAGTTATTACAAGCCCTTCTTCAAGGTACGAAGCCTCAGGATCAGTGATTAACATTGTTCTAAAGAAACGTGATGATGAAGGACTAAAAGGAAGTGTAACCTTCAATAACAGACAAAATACCCAAAATTCACAGTACACGAATCTTAATCTTAATTATCACAAGAAAAATTTTACACAAACACTCGTAGGAAGTTACAGCGACAACGTATGGGTGCAAAAAAACTCATTACTGAATACTTTGTACGAAAATAATGAGGTAACAAAAATTGATAACGATATTATTTACAAAGGTAAAAACCCTTCTATTTCCTCAACTTCTGAGTATGAAATTAATGATAAAAATAGTATAGGAGCTATTTTTGAATTTTATAAAGGAATAAGAAGCAACAGCTCTGAAACCAACGCCATAATTCATGAAAACGGTAATTTTGATCGCTCGTATATTCAAAATCAAACTTCATCATCTACAAATCCGACTTTTGGAACGAATATTTTTTATAAATATTACGACAAAGAAAAAAACAGAATTCTAGATGTTAGTTTAGGAACAAACTATGATGCAGAATCTGATAATAGCTATTACCTTAAAAATACTTTAACCAAAACAGGTGCGACTTCTGTAGACGAAATCGGAGTATTAACTGATGTTGAAAACAGAAATTATTATTTAAAAATAGATTACACTCAATCTTTAGGGAAATCGGGAGGAACATTTGAAGTCGGTGGTAAGATGAATTTTAATAATAATGTTATTCCCAATTCATTGTATGGAATACTACCAAATGGTCTGAGCAAAAATGATACATTCCGTTATGAAGACAACATCAATTCATTATACGCCAATTTCTCTAAAACTTTTTTCAAAAAATTAGAAACAAGAATTGGTATTCGTTATGAGTACATTGATTATAAAATCGGGCAGGATATTGCAGGAACTTCAAGAAAAGATTCCTATGGAAGTTTCTTACCCAATTTATTGCTTAAATATTCTTTCTCAGACAAATATGATTTAAGTTTAACATATAACAGAAATCTTTGGCGACCTTGGTATTCTGAGTTCAACCCATTTTTATTGCCTCGAAACGACGGATTGTACACCCGAGGAAATATGGATTTGAATCCTAATCCTAGTGATCGAATTTATATGAAATTTGGCTTTCTAAAAAAGTACTTTCTTTCCGCAAGATATACCTTTACCAATCAGGACTATTGGACAGATTATGTCGTAGAAAACGGAGCAAAACCAGAGGACAAAAAAACCATCTCGCAGGAAAGTAATTTTACCGGAAATGTTCACAAATATTTTTTATATGCCAATACCAATCAATCTTTCTTAAAGAATAAATTAAGTGTAAATTTTAGTTTCGGATGGAATTATATCGACAACAGCGATTTTAATGAACGAAACGATTTAAAAGGCGATAAATATCTAAGTTATTGGGCAGGTTCTAGCAATTTGACGTATACGAACCTCTTTGATAAAAATATAAATTTGAGCGCATGGGTAGAAGTTTCAAATCAGAATAATGGAAATTCTTATGCAAACAAAACAAATATTTTTCATAATATTTCGGCAACAAAAATTTTCCCGAAAACTCAGATGGAATTTAGCTTGCAATTGATGAATATTTTCGGAAGACCAAATTTTGATTCTACTTCATTTAGTCAAATTGGTACATTCAGAAATTCATCGAAATCTGACTGGTACGGGTTTTCACTAACATTTGTAAAACGATTCGGAAACCAGAAAGTAAAAGAAAACACAAAAACCGATGTGGAGAAAAACAGCGGTGGAGGAAAATAA